A stretch of Gemmatimonadota bacterium DNA encodes these proteins:
- a CDS encoding MFS transporter: protein MPLLQDTTREARKVIVASSLGTVFEWYDFYLYGSLAGIISKQFFSGVNPTAAFIFALLAFAAGFAVRPFGALVFGRLGDLVGRKHTFLITILIMGVSTFVVGVLPSYASIGIAAPVLLVLMRLLQGLALGGEYGGAATYVAEHAPPGARGAYTSWIQTTATMGLFLSLLVILACRVTLGTEAFESWGWRIPFLVSLLLLGISVWIRLALDESPVFKAMKAEGTRSKAPLTESFAEWGNLKIVLLALFGLTAGQAVVWYTGQFYTLFFLTQTLKVETSTANILVAVSLLLGTPFFVVFGTLSDRIGRKPIILLGCALAALTYFPLFRALTHYANPALEAAQLSAPVVVTADPAECSVQFNPVGTSKFTSSCDVAKAALVARGVPYTNGPDASGPAVIRVGEVAIPAFDAVAQSGEKPRFDAALKAALDAAGYPATADPAAIDKPMVVLVLWVLVLYVTLVYGPIAAMLVEMFPTRIRYTSMSLPYHIGNGWFGGFLPTTAFAIVAARGDIYSGLWYPVIIASMTFVVGALFLRETKDVDILDTGRSARPVQG from the coding sequence ATGCCCCTCCTCCAGGACACCACACGCGAAGCCCGCAAGGTCATCGTCGCCTCCTCGCTCGGCACGGTGTTCGAGTGGTATGACTTCTACCTGTACGGGTCGCTCGCGGGGATCATCAGCAAGCAGTTCTTCTCCGGGGTCAACCCGACGGCGGCGTTCATCTTCGCGCTGCTCGCCTTCGCTGCGGGGTTCGCGGTGCGCCCCTTCGGGGCGCTCGTGTTCGGCCGGCTCGGCGACCTCGTCGGACGCAAGCATACCTTCCTGATCACGATCCTCATCATGGGCGTCTCGACCTTCGTGGTCGGCGTCCTGCCGTCGTACGCGTCGATCGGGATCGCGGCGCCGGTGCTGCTGGTGCTGATGCGCCTCCTGCAGGGGCTCGCGCTCGGCGGTGAGTACGGCGGGGCGGCGACCTACGTCGCCGAGCACGCGCCGCCGGGCGCGCGGGGCGCGTACACCTCGTGGATCCAGACGACCGCGACGATGGGGCTCTTCCTCTCGCTCCTCGTCATCCTCGCCTGCCGCGTCACGCTCGGCACGGAAGCCTTCGAATCGTGGGGATGGCGGATCCCGTTCCTCGTCTCGCTGCTGCTGCTCGGGATCTCGGTGTGGATCCGGCTGGCGCTCGATGAATCGCCGGTCTTCAAGGCGATGAAGGCCGAGGGGACGCGGTCCAAGGCGCCGCTCACCGAGTCGTTCGCCGAGTGGGGGAACCTGAAGATCGTGCTGCTCGCGCTCTTCGGCCTGACCGCGGGTCAGGCGGTCGTCTGGTACACCGGGCAGTTCTACACGCTCTTCTTCCTCACGCAGACGCTCAAGGTCGAGACCTCGACCGCGAACATCCTCGTGGCGGTCTCGCTGCTCCTGGGTACGCCGTTCTTCGTGGTGTTCGGCACCCTCTCCGACCGGATCGGCCGCAAGCCGATCATCCTGCTCGGCTGCGCGCTCGCGGCGCTCACCTACTTCCCGCTGTTCCGGGCCCTCACGCACTACGCCAACCCCGCGCTCGAGGCGGCTCAGCTGAGCGCCCCGGTGGTCGTGACCGCCGATCCCGCCGAGTGCTCGGTGCAGTTCAATCCGGTGGGGACGAGCAAGTTCACCTCGAGCTGCGACGTCGCGAAGGCCGCGCTGGTGGCGCGCGGCGTCCCGTACACCAACGGCCCCGACGCGAGCGGTCCGGCGGTGATCCGCGTCGGCGAGGTCGCGATCCCCGCGTTCGATGCGGTCGCGCAGTCGGGCGAGAAGCCGCGGTTCGACGCCGCGCTCAAGGCCGCACTCGATGCCGCCGGCTACCCTGCCACCGCCGATCCCGCGGCGATCGACAAGCCGATGGTCGTCCTCGTCCTCTGGGTCCTCGTCCTCTACGTCACGCTGGTCTACGGGCCGATCGCCGCGATGCTCGTCGAGATGTTCCCCACGCGCATCCGCTACACGTCGATGTCGTTGCCCTATCACATCGGCAACGGGTGGTTCGGCGGATTCCTCCCCACCACGGCCTTCGCGATCGTCGCCGCACGCGGGGACATCTACTCCGGGCTGTGGTACCCGGTCATCATCGCGAGCATGACGTTCGTGGTGGGGGCGCTCTTCCTGCGTGAGACGAAGGACGTGGACATCCTCGATACCGGCCGAAGTGCGCGCCCCGTGCAGGGGTGA
- a CDS encoding carbohydrate binding family 9 domain-containing protein, giving the protein MTLPLDPMRAVVAACGLMLLPCLASSAVAQAAAVEGAVPTARAVRTSAPITLDGRDDDAVWRTAPVTSDFRQFTPGEAEPARFRTAFQVAYDDRTLYVFTRMYDPRPDSLVALLSRRDVRTPSEWIKVVIDGFHDRRSGLQFIVNPAGVKRDATIYSDVQEDAAWDGVWDVAVQVDSLGWTAEFAIPFSQLRYQPSDALTFGFGVWRDVARFGERDAWPVYRPSRQTFASQLGDLVGIEGIGRNRRLELMPYAVSKNSTLPAGAGRWEHPQAQSFGLDLKAGLTSNITVDATINPDFGQVEADPAVLNLSAFEVRFDERRPFFQEGINLFRCQGPCEGIFYTRRMGRAPQLATSPRDPRSSTIQAAAKVTGRFEGGMQFGLVAVQSAREEGQAGQTIEPATTTLVGRLVQDFRGGRSQLGTMLTGFRRDLDPGTAPLLRRESYTALLQGYHRFADRWEVSGYAGRSTARGTPESIARTQLSSVHYFQRPDHERTYDPTRTSMAGGVTSLSLKRYAGRVRWETMTRYAEAGTEMNDLGFVVLVNDAQIRNQLSITATRPTSWYRRANAVVSSENHWTTGGDPTGSVALAHAAAEFTNFWSASFTYSASALGNMLCVSCARGGPMLRVSPYHRLSLTFDGDARRALKPGIDVRVATGDEGRSWAAQGAIGLEGRIGTRTSLELGASYERRSDDTQWVRNFGATFSDTTHFTFAALAQDILGINLRANMTVTPALSLQLYAQPFIASGAFTDWREMVDPRNRSYAARYAPYGGGADPAGFNQKQFNSNAVLRWEYRPGSVLFVVWQQGRFDQRDPATFEAGRDLRNLFFTHPDNTLLVKLSYWFNP; this is encoded by the coding sequence GTGACCCTCCCCCTGGATCCGATGCGCGCCGTCGTCGCCGCCTGTGGCCTGATGCTCCTCCCGTGCCTCGCCTCGTCGGCGGTGGCCCAGGCCGCGGCCGTCGAGGGCGCGGTGCCCACGGCGCGAGCGGTGCGCACCAGCGCGCCCATCACGCTCGATGGCCGCGACGACGATGCGGTGTGGCGCACGGCGCCCGTCACGAGCGACTTCCGCCAGTTCACGCCGGGCGAGGCCGAGCCGGCGCGCTTCCGCACGGCGTTCCAGGTCGCGTACGACGACCGCACGCTCTACGTCTTCACGCGGATGTACGACCCGCGCCCCGACTCGCTGGTCGCCCTGCTGAGCCGTCGGGATGTGCGGACCCCGTCGGAGTGGATCAAGGTCGTGATCGACGGCTTCCACGACCGGCGGAGCGGGCTCCAGTTCATCGTCAACCCGGCCGGCGTGAAGCGCGACGCGACCATCTACTCCGATGTGCAGGAGGATGCGGCGTGGGACGGGGTGTGGGACGTCGCGGTGCAGGTGGACTCGCTCGGCTGGACGGCCGAGTTCGCGATCCCGTTCTCGCAGCTCCGCTACCAGCCGAGCGACGCGCTGACGTTCGGCTTCGGCGTGTGGCGCGATGTCGCGCGATTCGGCGAGCGCGACGCATGGCCCGTGTACCGGCCGAGTCGGCAGACCTTCGCCTCGCAGCTCGGCGATCTCGTCGGCATCGAGGGGATCGGTCGCAACCGCCGGCTCGAGCTCATGCCGTACGCGGTCTCGAAGAACTCCACGTTGCCCGCCGGCGCCGGTCGGTGGGAGCATCCGCAAGCGCAGAGCTTCGGCCTCGACCTGAAGGCAGGGCTCACGAGCAACATCACGGTCGACGCCACGATCAATCCCGACTTCGGTCAGGTCGAGGCGGATCCCGCGGTGCTCAACCTCAGTGCGTTCGAGGTGCGGTTCGACGAGCGGCGGCCGTTCTTCCAGGAGGGGATCAACCTCTTCCGGTGTCAGGGGCCCTGCGAGGGCATCTTCTACACGCGGCGCATGGGCCGCGCGCCGCAGCTCGCGACAAGCCCGCGCGACCCGCGCAGCAGCACCATCCAGGCCGCGGCGAAGGTCACCGGGCGCTTCGAGGGCGGGATGCAGTTCGGGCTCGTCGCGGTGCAGTCGGCGCGCGAGGAGGGGCAGGCCGGCCAGACGATCGAGCCGGCGACCACCACGCTCGTGGGCCGGCTCGTGCAGGACTTCCGCGGCGGCCGCTCGCAGCTCGGCACCATGCTCACCGGCTTCCGGCGCGATCTCGATCCGGGCACGGCGCCGCTGCTGCGTCGCGAGTCGTACACGGCGCTGCTCCAGGGCTATCACCGCTTCGCCGACCGCTGGGAGGTGAGCGGGTACGCCGGTCGTTCGACCGCGCGCGGCACGCCGGAGTCGATCGCGCGGACGCAGCTCTCGAGCGTCCACTACTTCCAGCGCCCCGACCATGAGCGCACCTACGATCCCACGCGCACCAGCATGGCCGGCGGCGTCACGTCGCTCTCGCTCAAGCGCTACGCGGGCCGCGTCCGGTGGGAGACGATGACGCGCTACGCCGAGGCGGGGACCGAGATGAACGATCTCGGCTTCGTCGTGCTGGTGAACGACGCACAGATTCGGAACCAGCTCTCGATCACGGCGACGCGCCCGACCTCGTGGTATCGCCGAGCGAACGCGGTGGTGAGCAGCGAGAACCACTGGACCACCGGCGGGGATCCCACGGGATCCGTGGCGCTCGCGCACGCTGCGGCGGAGTTCACGAACTTCTGGAGCGCGTCCTTCACCTACAGCGCGTCCGCTCTCGGCAACATGCTCTGCGTGAGCTGCGCTCGCGGCGGCCCGATGCTCCGCGTCTCGCCCTATCATCGTCTTTCGCTCACCTTCGACGGCGACGCGCGCCGGGCGCTCAAGCCGGGCATCGACGTGCGGGTCGCGACCGGCGACGAGGGCCGTTCGTGGGCGGCGCAGGGTGCCATCGGACTCGAGGGCCGCATCGGGACACGGACCTCGCTCGAACTCGGCGCCAGCTATGAGCGCCGCTCCGACGACACGCAGTGGGTGCGCAACTTCGGCGCGACCTTCAGCGACACGACGCACTTCACCTTCGCGGCGCTCGCCCAGGACATCCTCGGCATCAACCTGCGCGCGAACATGACCGTCACGCCGGCCCTCAGCCTGCAGCTCTACGCCCAGCCGTTCATCGCGAGCGGGGCCTTCACCGATTGGCGCGAGATGGTGGACCCGCGCAACCGGTCGTACGCGGCACGGTACGCCCCGTACGGCGGCGGCGCCGATCCCGCGGGCTTCAACCAGAAGCAGTTCAACTCCAACGCCGTGCTCCGCTGGGAGTACCGCCCGGGGTCGGTGCTGTTCGTGGTCTGGCAGCAGGGACGGTTCGACCAGCGCGATCCGGCGACCTTCGAGGCCGGTCGCGACCTCCGGAACCTCTTCTTCACGCATCCGGACAACACGCTCCTCGTGAAGCTGTCGTACTGGTTCAACCCGTAG